The Arachis ipaensis cultivar K30076 chromosome B10, Araip1.1, whole genome shotgun sequence DNA window TCACATAGCttatttaatgaaaaaaaaaagtaataacaaTGAAACAACATGGAACTTAGGACAACTTTTAGCTCAACCCAAATCTTACTCTACACTCTATTATTGAATCCCTCCTAGGCTCCTACTTCATCCTGATCATACCCGTGAATTTTTACTACCAAAACTCACATCTTGTCCGTACCAAACCTACCCCATCTCATATCCTATATATTTGCTCCTACACATTTATATTCATTTTTAAAtacttataaaaatattttaaacacataNNNNNNNNNNNNNNNNNNNNNNNNNNNNNNNNNNNNNNNNNNNNNNNNNNNNNNNNNNNNNNNNNNNNNNNNNNNNNNNNNNNNNNNNNNNNNNNNNNNNNNNNNNNNNNNNNNNNNNNNNNNNNNNNNNNNNNNNNNNNNNNNNNNNNNNNNNNNNNNNNNNNNNNNNNNNNNNNNNNNNNNNNNNNNNNNNNNNNNNNNNNNNNNNNNNNNNNNNNNNNNNNNNNNNNNNNNNNNNNNNNNNNNNNNNNNNNNNNNNNNNNNNNNNNNNNNNNNNNNNNNNNNNNNNNNNNNNNNNNNNNNNNNNNNNNNNNNNNNNNNNNNNNNNNNNNNNNNNNNNNNNNNNNNNNNNNNNNNNNNNNNNNNNNNNNNNNNNNNNNNNNNNNNNNNNNNNNNNNNNNNNNNNNNNNNNNNNNNNNNNNNNNNNNNNNNNNNNNNNNNNNNNNNNNNNNNNNNNNNNNNNNNNNNNNNNNNNNNNNNNNNNNNNNNNNNNNNNNNNNNNNNNNNNNNNNNNNNNNNNNNNNNNNNNNNNNNNNNNNNNNNNNNNNNNNNNNNNNNNNNNNNNNNNNNNNNNNNNNNNNNNNNNNNNNNNNNNNNNNNNNNNNNNNNNNNNNNNNNNNNNNNNNNNNNNNNNNNNNNNNNNNNNNNNNNNNNNNNNNNNNNNNNNNNNNNNNNNNNNNNNNNNNNNNNNNNNNNNNNNNNNNNNNNNNNNNNNNNNNNNNNNNNNNNNNNNNNNNNNNNNNNNNNNNNNNNNNNNNNNNNNNNNNNNNNNNNNNNNNNNNNNNNNNNNNNNNNNNNNNNNNNNNNNNNNNNNNNNNNNNNNNNNNNNNNNNNNNNNNNNNNNNNNNNNNNNNNNNNNNNNNNNNNNNNNNNNNNNNNNNNNNNNNNNNNNNNNNNNNNNNNNNNNNNNNNNNNNNNNNNNNNNNNNNNNNNNNNNNNNNNNNNNNNNNNNNNNNNNNNNNNNNNNNNNNNNNNNNNNNNNNNNNNNNNNNNNNNNNNNNNNNNNNNNNNNNNNNNNNNNNNNNNNNNNNNNNNTAATTTAATAATAAAGACAAATgagtatataaaataaaaaaaattcaaaaagtaTAACAAGTAGATAGGAGaccaaagagaaaaaaaaaagggttaaatATCCATGATAGCAAAAGCAGTAAACAACAGAAACAATAACTTGATTATTCTTGGCTCCACTTATGCTGTTGCTGCTGATGCTCAGCTTCTTCCAAAAGTACCCATTTTTGATTCCATCATCAGTTCCCTTCTTGTGACCATCCCTTTCTCTCTGCCAAGggatcattttatttttatttatttatttatttttaatttcattatattCATCAGNNNNNNNNNNNNNNNNNNNNNNNNNNNNNNNNNNNNNNNNNNNNNNNNNNNNNNNNNNNNNNNNNNNNNNNNNNNNNNNNNNNNNNNNNNNNNNNNNNNNNNNNNNNNNNNNNNNNNNNNNNNNNNNNNNNNNNNNNNNNNNNNNNNNNNNNNNNNNNNNNNNNNNNNNNNNNNNNNNNNNNNNNNNNNNNNNNNNNNNNNNNNNNNNNNNNNNNNNNNNNNNNNNNNNNNNNNNNNNNNNNNNNNNNNNNNNNNNNNNNNNNNNNNNNNNNNNNNNNNNNNNNNNNNNNNNNNNNNNNNNNNNNNNNNNNNNNNNNNNNNNNNNNNNNNNNNNNNNNNNNNNNNNNNNNNNNNNNNNNNNNNNNNNNNNNNNNNNNNNNNNNNNNNNNNNNNNNNNNNNNNNNNNNNNNNNNNNNNNNNNNNNNNNNNNNNNNNNNNNNNNNNNNNNNNNNNNNNNNNNNNNNNNNNNNNNNNNNNNNNNNNNNNNNNNNNNNNNNNNNNNNNNNNNNNNNNNNNNNNNNNNNNNNNNNNNNNNNNNNNNNNNNNNNNNNNNNNNNNNNNNNNNNNNNNNTATAAACAAccacaacaatatataatatatgaTTTAGATTATCTTTAAAGAGTTTACCACTCAAAATTCAATATACGAAAATAAAAGTTCTCATCAgcttgtttaatttcttttattcaatCAATCAAAATATCCCATCTTTATTGATGAACTATCATGTCTGACTTGAAAACTATCCACACATATCACCCATTGTCCGcataataaatcaattatttgGACCCTACTTTTGGAATTGCAACCTCCTCCAATTTGGATGAATGTGATAACCAAGAACATTCAAGATTAACCATAAAGCACAAAATTACAAATGCAATGTGTGTCATGTATGTTCATATATATGGAAATGTTTgtatgcttttttctttttttaacttTCTCCTTTTTGATCCTTTTGCTAATAAAATTCCTAAAAGTACTCTTTAAAGAATTACAAATAAATATTGTAAGGGATAAGTTAAACTTATATAGTTACTAATAATGCAATTATGACGGCATCAATAATTTCAATTTCTTTACTCGTTAGTTACTatttaaatatgttttttttttaaattaaaaaacgagaaaaatccaataaaaagaagaaaataaaagataacgAATCACTATGGTAGtaccataaaaaataaaaataaaaataaaaaatcatgatGGAATAGCCAAGATATATATTCATTATTCAGATTATTTCAATGTCCTCGAGACTTTCCAGTTATTTtcctaattaaaaaatatatttatttaaaacaCAATAAttattttcaaagaaaaaagaaaataatatagtATAAACTAAAAAGACAAGAGCAGCAGTGTCCCATGGAGGACCCAAACGGTGTTAGCTTCGCCTTACTGCCACTTATCATTCAACAGCTGAGCTCATAGCCATATATAGGTGATGACACGTAACAGCTCTTAAAATCGNNNNNNNNNNNNNNNNNNNNNNNNNNNNNNNNNNNNNNNNNNNNNNNNNNNNNNNNNNNNNNNNNNNNNNNNNNNNNNNNNNNNNNNNNNNNNNNNNNNNNNNNaaaatattttatattttttaacaaaaaaataaaaatgatctaattgaaaatttcagaGTAAATTTCACTCGTCTCATCTGAAGTTTTATTCAATTTAGCTTAATTCTTTTTAAGTGAtagatttcttttaattaaattatcaaacaAGATTGTTACCAATAAAAGATTCCACCAAAAGAATGTCATCATCActtaaataaatgaaaaaaagatGGTATTGACTTTTACcccattttaaaaattaaagaaataagtataataatataatataatatatccaaattttaaaatatagttATTACTAAGAGAGGAAAAGACCTACATAAAGGACCATAAACTTAATTTTAGCCTCAAAGGATATAGAGGATAGAACTTAGAAAACAAAATAGGGAAAGTGGTTTTGTTTGTGTAAGCCAAAGtggaaaacaaagaaagaaaaggcaAGCCATGAAGGGATATGAGCCTCGTTCAAGTTCTTCTTGTGCAGCCTGCAAATTACTCAAGAGAAGATGCATCCCCAACTGCATCTTCGCGCCGTATTTTCGCTCCGATGAGTGCAAGAAATTCGCAAAAGTTCACAAGGTGTTCGGGGCAAGCAATGTGAGCAAGATCCTCATTGAGGTCCCTGAAGAGCAAAGAGAGGACACGGTGAATTCTCTCGCATATGAGGCCGAAGCCAGGCTCCGCGACCCGGTTTATGGATGCATTGGCGCCATAGCGCTCCTTCAGAGGAAGATGGTAGAGCTACAACATGATCTGGCGATTGCTAAGGATCGTCTGGCTCGTGTTGTAGCTTCTACTACATCTGCCTCTGATTCTGCTTTGGTCGCTACTACTAGTAGCGACCAAATCATGCATGGTTCTTCTTCTTATTCCCATGTTAGCTTGCCCCCTTTTCCTTGCAGTGATTTCAGTGATAGCTTCTGCCATagctcttcttcttcatctcaatTCTTGAGCCGACATGATCAAGCGGTTGATGATTTCACTCAAATTCCATACATattttaatgttttatgtttcttttttaatgtttaatttgTGGGTGCCCCTTTGAATGTAATAACTCGAAATCAATCAAAAGCAGCTATTTTAGTTTTGTATATGCCAATAAAAACTAGGGAGTCATGAAATCATCGTCTTGAATTCGGAACTTGGATACTCTCTCATCTTATTATTAGTCTCAAACAGATTAAAcatgtttttctttttatatattatttatttgagtcatgtatttttgttgaatttcATGGTTCctgtattattaattaatttgaaCCTAGGATCGGAACTTCTGATAATTATAGGGGTACCTTGGTCTTTCTCTAAtaaatttcatttttgtaatagTAATATGATCAGTTGTCATTATTTGATCATGGAATTCTGATCCTCAATCTCTTGTTCTGACTTAGCTTCTTATCTCAAATATTATCTTTTCTACCACTCCAGATTATTATATCATGCTACAGAAAATATTGTAGAATAGAATTAGGTATTTTAACAATTTTAACCGTTGGTTTCAATCATAAAATTaatcttaattattattttaattatatatattttataatttatggtTCATCGCataatgagaaaaagaaaataaaaggaaaggaaagaaaagaaaagaaaattgtgtTGGCAAAGTGTGAATTGAGTTGAGGCTTGCATCCATTGTTAGTTGATGGAGACGAGAGGGGAGGGGGTGAGCATTGATTGCCATTACCTACAAGTGTGAGACACCATTTAGCACAAAGAAAGCAACACTACTTATTTTGATTCTCTTCTATATGCTATTATCTTTGAACAATTTGCTGTGCCCCAATTATGTGGGCTCCAATGCCTACTGTTTCAAATGCAATATGAAGCACCATTATGATTTTCACCCCCATCATATATACAAAAACTCATTTGTCTATTTAAATAAATGTCGATTATTcgaattctattttatttacacAGTAAATCGTTGATTAGCAACAAACTCTTATTTAAAGTTTTAATctatgacaaattaatttttgactcattgaattaaaaaatatcgtaaaaaaaccaaaaaatatattgaaaaagTGAATCATATTTGTATGTTTAAATTACTCTTTTATATGAAACTAAAAAATTGGTGTCGTAATTTATAACTATTAGCTATATTGTAATTCTTATCTATTttttacttcaaaaaaaaaattttaaaattaaatttaattcttAGAAAAACCTAACATTTACTGTAGAAATATTAGTACTGTTTTTGCCTCCAAGTATCGAACCCCACCAATGGCCCTTGAGCTTTATGATAATTGGGATATTGGAATCCAAAGAATAAGCAAGAAACCGAAAGTTTTTAATTTTGAGTTATGCTTTGTGGTGTGCTCATCTCATCTGAAATGGGTAGCAAGATATGGCCCATAAAGAAAATGCCTACCATTCAAACTACATTATTAGGGCAAGCAAGGTCTTGGTCTAGTGGTATATATATTTTATGTCATATAATAAATAtacataaattcaaaatttagctgatgctaaataataaataaaattaatattgtatGTGTAAATTTAATATAGATAAATTTATACTATTTAAGATTGAAGATTCTCGAATCCATCTAAAAAAATTATACCATCAGTTAGTAATCAGTTATCCCTTATTATGCATCCCAATTGCTACCTCACATACTTCCAAATGCACCGTAAAGCACATTGGACCTAGTCTTATTAATTGATACCATTCTTGTTTTTGTTATTCAAACTGTTCCTTTGAACTATTTTGGAATACACATGTGATATACCAAAAATGATATTTATAccatttttttgaataaatatttaaattaattcttacaaaattttatattagacATTTNNNNNNNNNNNNNNNNNNNNNNNNNNNNNNNNNNCTATCAAtcaaatttattatatatattaaataaataaattcttaacAAATTTTATCATAAGACAATTATATcacaaaaattattattataagaCAGACTACTTTTCCTTCAAAATAATAGAGATCCAATTCGTCCAAAAGAATTAATTTTGAGAACTTCcagagaaaattttttttgttaaaaaccaAATAGTCCAATCTAAAATtctttaaaaactaatttttgtgTTTATTCATTTTTTATGTACACACTTTCTGTAAGTTTCTTTTATAGTGTaaagacaatttttttttttaatcttatttcACTTCTTATCAATTACTTTTAGAGTTTGATTTTGATGTATTGTCAGTATAAAACATTTTACACATTTATACAATTATATCTGTTTTTCTTTTATGACCATTCACGCAATCAATGTAAAATATAGTTATTTTTACTGATATAACGTTATGTAATTAAATGCACGTATAAAATTACTCTACAGTaacagtacatcaaaattaaattcttacctTTAATATTAAAAGTGAAAAGACCTACTTAAGAAAAATATCAACggtgttgtatatatatatatatacaaacaaaaataattttatatttgatcTAAACAAAAAATGAATTAATTAGTATACAACAGGAAAAAAAAGCAGCAGGTTGGAGTTTGCTAGCTACCAAACAAGATGAAGTCTCGTGACTTAACAAGAGCATAACCATATGACCGTGCTGCTCTCAATGCAACATTGCAACTAAGTTGTCAAATAAAAGCCA harbors:
- the LOC107621756 gene encoding LOB domain-containing protein 21; protein product: MKGYEPRSSSSCAACKLLKRRCIPNCIFAPYFRSDECKKFAKVHKVFGASNVSKILIEVPEEQREDTVNSLAYEAEARLRDPVYGCIGAIALLQRKMVELQHDLAIAKDRLARVVASTTSASDSALVATTSSDQIMHGSSSYSHVSLPPFPCSDFSDSFCHSSSSSSQFLSRHDQAVDDFTQIPYIF